In Micromonospora sp. NBC_01813, the following are encoded in one genomic region:
- a CDS encoding NHL domain-containing thioredoxin family protein, translated as MPTSSRVRAPELNGRQWLNTDGRQLTLRDLRGRIVLLDFWTFCCVNCLHVLDELRPLEEKYADVLVVIGVHSPKFAHERDPAAVAAAVERYGVTHPVLDDPELDMWQQYAARAWPTLVLVDPESYVVATMAGEGHAEGLAREIDQLIESHQAKGTLHRGDGPYVPPVPVDTTLRFPGKAVALDDGALLVSDSARHSLVEMAPDGETVRRRIGSGERGRTDGGPEAARFNEPQGLLRLPAQVAAAVGYDVLVADTVNHLLRGVRMATGEVVTVAGSGRQWRSTVDYDAHDALSVDLSSPWDLAWYDDRVIVAMAGIHQLWWFDPIKRAAGMYAGTTVESLRDGPIPDVWLAQPSGLATGVDGDQLWIADSETSALRRLADGELHTVVGQGLFDFGQVDGAAGEALLQHPLGVCALADGSVLVADTYNGAIRRYDPASDRVTTVTDGLAEPSDVLVTADGTVWVVESAAHRLTRIAPGALSAAGATVDGVRQRAERPPMLVAPGEVSLDVVFTPAPGQKLDTSFGPATRLEVSADPPALLRSGAGSDTGLSRRLVLDPSVPAGVLQVVAQAATCDADNEHAACHLTRQDWGVPVRIDPTGVTRVPLILRGIDPAGS; from the coding sequence ATGCCGACATCGTCACGTGTCCGCGCACCGGAACTCAACGGGCGCCAGTGGCTGAACACCGATGGACGACAGCTGACGTTGCGCGACCTGCGCGGTCGGATCGTCCTGCTGGATTTCTGGACCTTCTGCTGCGTCAACTGCCTGCACGTGCTGGACGAGTTGCGCCCACTGGAGGAGAAGTACGCCGACGTACTGGTGGTGATCGGCGTACATTCGCCGAAGTTCGCCCACGAACGGGACCCGGCCGCGGTGGCCGCAGCCGTCGAGCGCTACGGCGTGACCCATCCGGTGCTCGACGATCCGGAACTGGACATGTGGCAGCAGTACGCCGCCCGCGCCTGGCCGACGTTGGTGCTGGTGGATCCGGAGAGCTACGTCGTCGCCACGATGGCCGGCGAGGGACACGCCGAAGGCCTGGCCCGGGAGATCGACCAACTGATCGAATCGCACCAGGCGAAGGGCACCCTGCACCGGGGTGACGGCCCGTACGTACCGCCGGTGCCGGTCGACACGACGCTGCGCTTCCCCGGCAAGGCGGTCGCGCTCGACGACGGCGCGCTGCTGGTCTCCGACTCCGCCCGACACTCGCTGGTGGAGATGGCCCCCGACGGCGAGACGGTACGTCGACGCATCGGCTCAGGAGAGCGTGGACGCACCGACGGCGGTCCCGAAGCTGCCCGGTTCAACGAACCGCAGGGGCTGCTGCGGCTGCCGGCACAGGTCGCCGCCGCCGTCGGCTACGACGTCCTGGTCGCCGATACGGTCAACCATCTGCTGCGCGGCGTACGGATGGCCACCGGTGAGGTCGTCACGGTCGCCGGCTCCGGCCGTCAATGGCGCTCGACGGTCGACTACGACGCGCACGACGCCCTCTCCGTCGACCTCTCCTCACCGTGGGATCTCGCCTGGTACGACGACCGGGTGATCGTCGCGATGGCCGGCATCCACCAGCTGTGGTGGTTCGACCCGATCAAACGGGCCGCCGGCATGTACGCCGGCACGACGGTCGAGTCGTTGCGCGACGGCCCGATTCCGGACGTCTGGCTGGCGCAGCCGTCCGGCCTGGCGACCGGCGTCGACGGAGATCAGTTGTGGATCGCCGACAGCGAGACCAGCGCGCTGCGGCGGCTCGCCGACGGTGAGCTGCATACCGTCGTCGGGCAGGGGTTGTTCGACTTCGGGCAGGTCGACGGGGCGGCGGGCGAGGCGCTGCTGCAGCACCCGCTCGGGGTCTGCGCGTTGGCGGACGGTTCGGTACTGGTCGCAGACACCTACAACGGGGCCATCCGCCGCTACGACCCGGCCAGCGATCGGGTGACGACGGTGACCGACGGGTTGGCCGAGCCGAGCGACGTGCTGGTGACCGCCGACGGCACGGTCTGGGTGGTGGAGTCCGCCGCGCATCGGCTGACCCGGATCGCCCCGGGTGCCCTGTCGGCTGCGGGAGCCACCGTCGATGGCGTACGGCAGCGGGCCGAACGCCCGCCGATGCTGGTGGCACCCGGTGAGGTGAGCTTGGACGTGGTCTTCACGCCCGCACCCGGGCAGAAGCTCGACACCAGTTTCGGTCCGGCGACCCGGCTCGAGGTCTCCGCCGATCCGCCGGCACTGTTGCGCTCCGGCGCGGGCTCCGACACCGGGCTCAGCCGCCGCCTCGTCCTCGACCCGTCGGTGCCGGCCGGTGTGCTGCAGGTGGTCGCCCAGGCGGCGACCTGCGACGCCGACAACGAGCATGCCGCCTGTCACCTGACCCGACAGGACTGGGGTGTGCCGGTACGGATCGACCCGACCGGCGTGACCCGGGTACCGCTGATCCTGCGCGGAATCGACCCGGCCGGCAGCTGA
- a CDS encoding LamB/YcsF family protein has protein sequence MDLNADLGEGFGVWRLGDDEALLDIVTSANVACGFHAGDPATMRRICAAAAARGVVVGAQVGYRDLAGFGRRRIDYRFDELRDDVLYQIAALDGFCRVAGARVRYVKPHGALYNTACVDEAQAAAVVAAVVDFDPTLPILCLPGSVLGQLATGAGLRHVDEGFADRGYLPDGRLVPRGEPGALLDDHATVVAQALSMAVDHTVTATDGTVVGCPVESICVHGDTPGAVALAQRIRAALESAGQPVGAFV, from the coding sequence ATGGACCTCAACGCTGATCTGGGTGAGGGCTTCGGCGTCTGGCGCCTCGGCGACGACGAGGCACTGCTCGACATCGTCACCTCCGCCAACGTCGCCTGCGGTTTCCACGCCGGCGACCCGGCGACGATGCGGCGGATCTGTGCCGCGGCCGCCGCCCGCGGCGTGGTCGTCGGCGCGCAGGTCGGCTACCGCGACCTGGCCGGCTTCGGCAGGCGGCGGATCGACTACCGCTTCGACGAACTTCGCGACGACGTGCTCTACCAGATCGCCGCGTTGGACGGATTCTGTCGGGTCGCCGGTGCCCGGGTGCGGTACGTCAAACCGCACGGGGCGCTGTACAACACCGCCTGTGTCGACGAGGCGCAGGCGGCGGCGGTCGTCGCCGCCGTGGTCGACTTCGATCCCACCCTGCCGATTCTCTGCCTGCCCGGTTCGGTGCTCGGGCAACTTGCCACCGGTGCCGGGCTGCGTCATGTCGACGAAGGGTTCGCCGACCGCGGCTACCTGCCGGACGGGCGGCTGGTGCCCCGTGGTGAGCCCGGTGCATTGCTCGACGACCACGCGACCGTCGTCGCCCAGGCGCTGTCGATGGCGGTCGACCACACCGTGACCGCGACGGACGGCACGGTGGTCGGCTGCCCCGTCGAGTCGATCTGCGTACACGGGGACACGCCCGGCGCGGTCGCGCTGGCCCAGCGGATCCGCGCCGCGCTGGAATCCGCCGGCCAGCCAGTCGGCGCCTTCGTCTGA
- a CDS encoding biotin-dependent carboxyltransferase family protein, producing the protein MIEVVRAGALTTVQDHGRPGWAHLGVPRAGALDQPALALANRLVGNPPAAAGLEITLTGCTLRFPTGATIALTGAPAPMQLGTAQPAGTAQPGTTRPAGRPMGFLTPEPVPAGGQVRIGPAQHGVRSYLAVAGGIAVPPVLGSRSTDTLAGIGPAPLTDGDVLPIGDDPAAGRTVGLLTAADAIGWSAPPDPVRLAIRLGPRADWFTDEAVRRLLGTAYAVSPVSNRIGVRLTGPALPRAIAEELPSEGLVLGAVQVPTDGQPLIFLADHPTTGGYPVIGVVDDVTALAQARPGTTVQFHGPQR; encoded by the coding sequence ATGATCGAGGTGGTCCGGGCCGGTGCCCTCACCACCGTGCAGGACCACGGCCGCCCCGGCTGGGCCCACCTCGGCGTACCCCGGGCCGGAGCCCTCGACCAGCCGGCGCTCGCGTTGGCCAACCGACTGGTCGGCAACCCGCCAGCGGCCGCCGGCCTGGAGATCACCCTCACCGGTTGTACGCTGCGCTTCCCTACCGGGGCCACGATCGCGCTCACCGGAGCACCGGCCCCGATGCAGCTCGGCACTGCGCAGCCGGCCGGCACGGCGCAGCCTGGCACGACGCGGCCCGCCGGTCGCCCGATGGGGTTCCTGACCCCGGAGCCGGTGCCGGCCGGTGGGCAGGTCAGGATCGGCCCGGCCCAGCACGGGGTACGCAGCTATCTCGCGGTGGCCGGCGGGATCGCCGTACCGCCGGTGTTGGGCAGCCGGTCGACCGACACCCTGGCCGGCATCGGTCCGGCGCCGCTGACCGACGGCGACGTGTTGCCGATCGGCGACGACCCGGCGGCCGGTCGTACGGTCGGCCTGTTGACGGCGGCCGACGCCATTGGCTGGTCGGCCCCACCCGATCCGGTCCGACTCGCCATCCGGCTCGGCCCGCGCGCGGACTGGTTCACCGACGAGGCGGTGCGGCGGCTGCTCGGCACCGCGTACGCGGTGAGCCCGGTGAGCAACCGGATCGGTGTCCGGCTGACCGGCCCGGCACTGCCCCGTGCCATCGCCGAGGAGCTGCCCAGCGAAGGGCTGGTGCTCGGTGCCGTCCAGGTCCCGACCGACGGTCAGCCGCTGATCTTCCTCGCGGACCACCCGACCACCGGCGGCTACCCGGTGATCGGCGTGGTCGACGACGTCACCGCGCTCGCTCAGGCCCGGCCGGGCACTACCGTGCAGTTCCATGGACCTCAACGCTGA
- a CDS encoding 5-oxoprolinase subunit B family protein, giving the protein MRLRPVGRRALLLEWATPEAADIEAWRAELSRRRDLGELAVVDIVPAARTILLDGLPDPAATATQVASWPPPAPSEATSATMVTVPVRYDGPDLAEVARHWGVDVTGAVERLTGIEFTVAFCGFAPGFGYLTGLPASWTVPRRASPRPAVPAGSVALAGEYAGIYPTASPGGWQLVGRTDLVLFDLDREQPATLAPGTRVRLSPVGPPPDQSRRLLDPARGPR; this is encoded by the coding sequence ATGCGGTTGCGTCCGGTCGGCCGCCGGGCGTTGCTCCTCGAATGGGCCACGCCGGAGGCCGCAGACATCGAGGCGTGGCGAGCCGAGCTGAGCCGCCGCCGTGACCTCGGCGAACTGGCCGTTGTCGACATCGTGCCCGCCGCCCGGACGATCCTGCTCGATGGGCTGCCCGACCCGGCGGCCACCGCGACTCAGGTCGCCAGCTGGCCACCACCGGCGCCCAGCGAAGCCACCAGCGCCACGATGGTAACCGTGCCGGTCCGCTACGACGGACCGGACCTGGCGGAGGTCGCCCGGCACTGGGGCGTCGACGTCACCGGGGCTGTCGAGCGCCTCACCGGTATCGAGTTCACCGTGGCGTTCTGCGGCTTCGCTCCCGGGTTCGGATACCTGACCGGGCTGCCGGCCAGCTGGACGGTGCCGCGCCGCGCCAGCCCACGCCCGGCGGTACCGGCCGGGTCGGTCGCCCTGGCCGGCGAGTACGCCGGGATCTATCCGACCGCCTCGCCCGGTGGCTGGCAACTGGTCGGCCGTACCGACCTGGTGCTGTTCGACCTCGACCGCGAGCAGCCCGCGACCCTCGCTCCGGGCACCCGAGTCCGGCTGAGCCCGGTCGGACCGCCGCCGGATCAGTCCCGACGGCTGCTGGACCCGGCCCGAGGGCCGCGATGA
- the trhA gene encoding PAQR family membrane homeostasis protein TrhA → MTTEAPLRLKPVDLGKPRMRGWLHTYAFFVALVSGIVLCSLAATRSGWTPLISCVVYSLTVCGLFGTSALYHRRVWSERAYQVMRRLDHSMIFIFIAGTYTPFCLLLLPGRSAAIMLAVVWAGALGGVAMKLIWPHLPRWAGAPLYIALGWVAVAVLPDILRYGGVTALVLLIIGGAVYSVGAVFYALRRPNPWPTVFGHHEFFHACTLVAALCHHIAIYFALYA, encoded by the coding sequence GTGACCACCGAAGCGCCCCTCCGCCTCAAGCCGGTCGACCTGGGCAAACCTCGGATGCGCGGCTGGCTGCATACGTACGCCTTCTTCGTAGCCCTGGTCAGCGGGATCGTGCTCTGCTCGCTGGCGGCCACCCGATCGGGCTGGACCCCGCTGATCAGTTGTGTCGTCTACAGCCTGACGGTCTGCGGACTGTTCGGCACCAGCGCGCTGTATCACCGCCGGGTCTGGTCGGAGCGCGCCTACCAGGTGATGCGCCGGCTCGACCACTCCATGATCTTCATCTTCATCGCGGGCACCTATACGCCGTTCTGCCTGCTCCTGCTCCCCGGGCGCAGCGCGGCGATCATGCTCGCGGTGGTGTGGGCGGGAGCCCTCGGCGGGGTGGCGATGAAACTGATCTGGCCGCATCTGCCGCGCTGGGCAGGAGCCCCGCTCTACATCGCCCTCGGTTGGGTCGCGGTGGCGGTGCTGCCCGACATTCTGCGCTACGGCGGCGTCACCGCGTTGGTGCTGCTGATCATCGGCGGCGCGGTGTACAGCGTCGGCGCGGTCTTCTACGCGCTGCGGCGACCGAACCCGTGGCCGACGGTCTTCGGCCACCACGAGTTCTTCCACGCCTGCACCCTCGTGGCCGCACTCTGCCACCACATCGCGATCTACTTCGCCCTCTACGCCTGA
- a CDS encoding DUF6458 family protein, with protein sequence MGIGGSIFLIAVGAILAFAVEAELGFLNLTTVGWVLMVAGAFGLVLTLWFWQSRRRTVVTRSDDPAVVAAPVETDRVVEEQYREVRRPGRPV encoded by the coding sequence GTGGGTATCGGTGGCAGCATCTTCCTCATCGCGGTAGGTGCCATCCTGGCCTTCGCGGTCGAGGCTGAACTGGGTTTTCTCAACTTGACCACCGTCGGCTGGGTGCTGATGGTGGCCGGAGCGTTCGGGCTCGTCCTGACCCTGTGGTTCTGGCAGAGCCGGCGGCGCACCGTGGTGACCCGGTCCGACGATCCGGCAGTGGTCGCGGCTCCGGTCGAGACCGACCGGGTGGTCGAGGAGCAGTACCGGGAGGTCCGCCGCCCGGGTCGCCCCGTCTGA
- a CDS encoding SixA phosphatase family protein: MTRRGIVLLRHAKAEQPDQMADTERGLTPRGHSDAAHAGRWLASQELWPELVVCSPARRTRQTWHEVSAAGPQVPTRFEPLLYGGTARDLMTLVRSLDADVSRVLVVGHNPTISYFSALLDPAGASDSGLRTCGIAVHEFTGDWSGCGPEAAPSTNAYTARGANAG; this comes from the coding sequence ATGACGCGACGCGGGATCGTGCTGCTGCGCCACGCCAAGGCCGAGCAGCCTGACCAGATGGCGGACACCGAACGCGGGCTCACGCCCCGCGGTCACTCGGATGCGGCGCATGCGGGACGCTGGCTGGCGAGCCAGGAACTCTGGCCCGAGTTGGTGGTCTGCTCACCGGCGCGGCGCACCCGGCAGACCTGGCACGAGGTGTCGGCGGCGGGTCCGCAGGTCCCGACCCGATTCGAACCCCTGTTGTACGGCGGAACGGCCCGCGACCTGATGACCCTGGTACGGAGTCTCGACGCGGACGTCAGCCGGGTGCTCGTCGTCGGGCACAACCCGACGATCTCCTACTTCTCGGCCCTGCTGGACCCGGCCGGTGCCAGCGACAGCGGGCTGCGTACCTGCGGGATCGCCGTGCACGAGTTCACCGGTGACTGGTCCGGGTGCGGGCCGGAGGCGGCCCCGTCGACGAACGCGTACACCGCGCGGGGGGCGAACGCCGGCTGA
- a CDS encoding DUF6458 family protein, with protein MGIGSGIFLIAVGAILAYAVRADVWWLDVQAVGWVLMLAGLAILLTVLWFWNDRRRRARTVIVEENKLSHPAQMVPPPAEPPQPPN; from the coding sequence ATGGGTATCGGCAGTGGAATCTTCCTCATCGCAGTAGGCGCCATCCTGGCGTACGCCGTACGGGCGGACGTCTGGTGGCTCGACGTGCAAGCCGTGGGCTGGGTGCTGATGCTGGCGGGCCTGGCGATCCTGCTCACCGTGCTCTGGTTCTGGAACGACCGTCGTCGCCGGGCCCGGACGGTGATCGTCGAGGAGAACAAACTCTCCCATCCGGCGCAGATGGTGCCGCCGCCGGCGGAACCGCCGCAGCCACCCAACTGA
- a CDS encoding acyl-CoA dehydrogenase: MTHYKSNLRDLEFNLFEVFGADRTLGQAPYADLDVDTARSILAEVDRLAREEFAASFVPGDRNPPVFDPATHSVRMPAEFHRSFQAFMAAEFWRLDLPEALGGTNAPRALWWSLADLVLGSNAPVWMYASGPSFAHTLYVEGTPEQKEWAKLFVDKQWASTMVLTEPDAGSDVGAGRTRAIPQPDGSFHIEGVKRFITSGEHDLSDNIIHYVLARPVGVDGAGGPGTKGLSLFVVPKFHFDSATGELGERNGVFATNVEHKMGLKVSTTCELTFGEHGVPAKGWLLGDVHDGIRQMFLIIEYARMLVGAKSIATLSTGYLNALEYAKNRVQGADLLQSTDKSAPRVAITNHPDVRRSLMLQKSYAEGLRALVCYTASWQDKINIARAAGDEETVKVAKRVNDLLLPLVKGCGSERAYELLSHESLQTFGGSGFLEDYPLEQYVRDSKIDTLYEGTTAIQSLDLFFRKIVRDNGQSLMAVATEIQGFIEAEGGNGQLKEERAALGRALGEVQNILGVMTGWLGEAQGGEPRSLYKVGLSSRRLLLALGDVVIAWLLQRQAEVALTALTGDVSAADRSFYQGKVAAARFFASEVLPRIGSDRRIIAATTLDVMDLPEDAF, from the coding sequence ATGACCCACTACAAGAGCAACCTCAGGGATCTTGAGTTCAACCTCTTCGAGGTCTTCGGCGCTGACCGCACCCTTGGTCAGGCGCCCTACGCCGACCTCGATGTCGACACCGCGCGGAGCATCCTCGCCGAGGTCGATCGGCTGGCCCGCGAGGAGTTCGCGGCCAGCTTCGTGCCGGGCGACCGCAATCCGCCGGTCTTCGACCCGGCCACCCACTCGGTGCGCATGCCGGCGGAGTTCCACCGGTCGTTCCAGGCGTTCATGGCCGCCGAGTTCTGGCGGTTGGACCTGCCGGAGGCGCTGGGCGGCACCAACGCGCCCCGTGCGCTCTGGTGGTCGCTGGCCGACCTGGTGCTCGGCTCCAACGCGCCGGTCTGGATGTACGCCTCCGGACCGTCCTTCGCCCACACCCTCTACGTCGAGGGCACCCCGGAGCAGAAGGAATGGGCGAAGCTCTTCGTCGACAAGCAGTGGGCCTCGACGATGGTGCTGACCGAGCCGGACGCCGGCTCCGACGTCGGTGCCGGCCGCACCCGGGCGATTCCGCAGCCGGACGGCTCCTTCCACATCGAAGGCGTCAAGCGGTTCATCACCAGCGGTGAGCACGACCTGAGCGACAACATCATCCACTACGTGCTGGCCCGCCCGGTCGGCGTCGACGGTGCCGGCGGCCCGGGCACCAAGGGCCTGTCCCTGTTCGTCGTGCCGAAGTTCCACTTCGACTCGGCCACCGGGGAGCTCGGCGAACGCAACGGCGTCTTCGCGACCAACGTCGAGCACAAGATGGGGCTGAAGGTCTCCACCACCTGCGAGCTCACCTTCGGCGAGCACGGCGTGCCGGCCAAGGGCTGGCTGCTCGGCGACGTGCACGACGGCATCCGACAGATGTTCCTGATCATCGAGTACGCCCGGATGCTGGTCGGCGCGAAGTCGATCGCCACCCTGTCCACCGGCTACCTCAACGCCCTGGAGTACGCCAAGAACCGGGTCCAGGGCGCCGACCTGCTGCAGAGCACCGACAAGTCGGCACCCCGGGTCGCGATCACCAACCACCCGGACGTACGCCGGTCGCTGATGCTGCAGAAGTCGTACGCCGAAGGTCTGCGCGCCCTGGTCTGCTACACCGCCAGCTGGCAGGACAAGATCAACATCGCTCGGGCGGCCGGCGACGAGGAGACCGTCAAGGTTGCCAAGCGGGTCAACGACCTGCTGCTGCCGCTGGTCAAGGGGTGCGGTTCGGAACGCGCCTACGAACTACTCAGCCACGAGTCGCTGCAGACGTTCGGCGGTTCCGGCTTCCTGGAGGACTACCCACTCGAGCAGTACGTCCGGGACTCGAAGATCGACACCCTGTACGAGGGCACCACCGCGATCCAGAGCCTCGACCTGTTCTTCCGCAAGATCGTGCGGGACAACGGTCAGTCGCTGATGGCGGTCGCCACCGAGATCCAGGGCTTCATCGAGGCCGAGGGCGGCAACGGTCAGCTCAAGGAGGAGCGGGCGGCCCTCGGTCGGGCGCTCGGCGAGGTGCAGAACATCCTCGGTGTGATGACCGGCTGGTTGGGTGAGGCGCAGGGCGGCGAGCCACGCTCGCTGTACAAGGTCGGGCTGAGCAGTCGCCGACTGCTGCTGGCCCTCGGCGACGTGGTGATCGCCTGGCTGCTGCAGCGCCAGGCAGAGGTCGCGCTGACCGCGCTGACCGGTGACGTCTCGGCCGCCGACCGATCCTTCTACCAGGGCAAGGTCGCCGCCGCCCGGTTCTTCGCCAGCGAGGTGCTGCCCCGCATCGGTTCGGATCGCCGGATCATCGCCGCCACGACGCTCGACGTGATGGATCTGCCCGAGGACGCCTTCTGA
- a CDS encoding PP2C family protein-serine/threonine phosphatase has protein sequence MHIIPMGGRRPLSSGSRVGLGAALVLLTLVSVVEIADGTGANYVGLVAAAPFLAAAFATWRVVLSIGVLATLVGGTFALTGQMVSLATAVNVVGIALATGLAAAVAVIRERQARQIAELSRLASVAQQAVLRPLGPQVGALAVAGRYISATAAADIGGDLYEAVDTPYGVRMIIGDVRGKGLDAVRLASIVLGSYRHVAYERADLRAIVADLDRAVARSVGDEDFVTAALVEERGGTLTIVNCGHPAPLLLRRGEVIALEPPAPAPPLGFMPVVRPRVERLEPGDRLLLFTDGLGEARRDGAFFPTAERAWRLLGHGTVGDGLASLETALIEWVYGRLDDDIALVLMEYTGSGAVPAPSVPSWEVGAAES, from the coding sequence ATGCACATCATCCCGATGGGCGGTCGCCGCCCACTGAGTTCCGGATCCCGCGTCGGCCTCGGCGCGGCCCTCGTGCTGCTCACTCTCGTCTCGGTGGTGGAGATCGCCGACGGCACCGGAGCGAACTACGTCGGGCTGGTGGCCGCGGCGCCGTTCCTCGCCGCCGCCTTCGCCACCTGGCGGGTGGTGCTCTCCATCGGCGTGTTGGCCACCCTGGTCGGCGGGACGTTCGCGCTGACCGGTCAGATGGTGTCGCTGGCCACCGCCGTGAACGTGGTCGGTATCGCGTTGGCCACCGGTCTGGCGGCAGCGGTCGCGGTGATCCGGGAACGCCAGGCGCGGCAGATCGCCGAGCTGTCCCGGCTCGCCTCGGTGGCCCAGCAGGCGGTGCTTCGCCCGCTCGGGCCGCAGGTCGGCGCGCTGGCGGTGGCGGGTCGGTACATTTCGGCCACCGCCGCCGCCGACATCGGCGGCGACCTGTACGAGGCCGTCGACACGCCCTACGGCGTACGGATGATCATCGGCGACGTGCGCGGCAAGGGTCTGGACGCCGTACGGCTGGCCAGTATCGTGCTTGGTTCATACCGACATGTCGCATATGAGCGGGCCGACCTGCGGGCGATCGTCGCGGATCTCGACCGGGCGGTGGCCCGCAGCGTCGGCGACGAGGACTTCGTGACCGCCGCCCTTGTCGAGGAACGTGGCGGCACCCTGACCATCGTCAACTGCGGCCACCCGGCGCCGCTGCTGTTGCGGCGGGGCGAGGTGATCGCGTTGGAACCGCCGGCGCCGGCGCCGCCGCTGGGTTTCATGCCGGTGGTACGCCCACGGGTCGAGCGCCTGGAGCCAGGTGACCGGTTGCTGCTGTTCACCGACGGACTGGGGGAGGCGCGGCGCGACGGCGCGTTCTTCCCGACGGCGGAACGAGCATGGCGACTGCTCGGTCATGGAACGGTCGGTGACGGCCTGGCGTCGTTGGAGACGGCGCTGATCGAATGGGTGTACGGCCGGCTCGACGACGACATCGCGCTGGTGTTGATGGAGTACACCGGTTCGGGGGCGGTGCCCGCCCCGTCCGTGCCGAGCTGGGAGGTCGGCGCCGCCGAAAGCTGA
- a CDS encoding septal ring lytic transglycosylase RlpA family protein: MTPRHRTARSPRLRFAPWLVVALVVVVLAGGATAALELTGGAGPAPSTTVSSSAAPGTPVPGESAGDLPTGASATPGADRSTESARAARGADRAATTSSPTPSASPTPTAARPSTPAAADSSAGSAVRTADSTTVVDSGTCGASYYASGQVTANGESFDPSGLTAAHRTLAFGTKVRVTNPQTGAAVVVRINDRGPFVDGRCLDLARGAFEKIAALAMGHLEVRYEILGD; this comes from the coding sequence ATGACCCCTCGGCACCGCACCGCCCGCTCGCCCCGGCTACGGTTCGCGCCGTGGCTGGTGGTCGCCCTCGTCGTCGTGGTGCTGGCCGGCGGGGCCACAGCGGCGCTGGAGTTGACCGGCGGCGCGGGCCCGGCCCCGTCGACGACGGTCTCGTCCTCGGCTGCCCCTGGTACGCCGGTCCCCGGCGAATCCGCCGGGGACCTGCCGACGGGTGCCTCTGCGACACCGGGGGCGGACCGCTCGACCGAATCGGCGCGGGCGGCCCGTGGTGCCGACCGGGCCGCTACGACGAGTTCGCCGACTCCTTCTGCGTCCCCGACTCCGACAGCGGCGCGGCCGTCGACCCCGGCGGCGGCCGACAGTTCGGCCGGGTCGGCCGTCCGGACCGCCGATTCGACGACCGTGGTCGACAGTGGCACCTGCGGGGCGTCCTACTACGCGAGTGGGCAGGTCACGGCGAACGGTGAGTCGTTCGACCCGTCCGGGCTGACCGCCGCGCACCGCACGTTGGCGTTCGGCACGAAGGTGCGGGTGACCAATCCGCAGACCGGCGCCGCGGTGGTGGTGCGGATCAACGATCGGGGTCCGTTCGTGGATGGCCGGTGCCTGGATCTCGCTCGTGGGGCATTTGAGAAGATTGCCGCGCTTGCCATGGGGCACCTCGAGGTCCGGTACGAGATCCTCGGTGACTGA
- a CDS encoding phosphoribosyltransferase family protein: MTDQIRHLLIAAFRWHDPGPASSHLVSDASGWWREPAILAGIGPALATLVTADQPTVVMAPQVTGLLVGPLVATALGVGVVPAYKEDPQRAIADAATWTTTAPDYRGRTLRLGIRDRHLHPGDRVLLVDDWATSGAQLRAMAQLARARQATVTGSAVIVADCPPAVVDELRIRSLLHSTEL; the protein is encoded by the coding sequence GTGACCGACCAGATCCGGCACCTGCTCATCGCCGCGTTCCGCTGGCACGACCCCGGCCCCGCCAGCAGTCACCTGGTCAGCGACGCGTCCGGCTGGTGGCGCGAGCCAGCCATCCTCGCCGGCATCGGCCCCGCCCTCGCCACCCTGGTCACCGCCGACCAGCCGACCGTGGTGATGGCGCCACAGGTGACCGGTCTGCTCGTCGGCCCGCTGGTGGCCACCGCGCTCGGGGTGGGCGTCGTACCCGCGTACAAGGAAGATCCGCAGCGGGCCATCGCCGACGCCGCCACCTGGACCACGACGGCGCCCGACTACCGCGGCCGTACGCTGCGCCTCGGCATCCGCGACCGGCACCTGCACCCCGGCGACCGGGTGCTCCTGGTCGACGACTGGGCGACCAGCGGCGCTCAACTGCGGGCGATGGCCCAGCTCGCGCGAGCCAGGCAGGCGACCGTGACCGGCAGCGCCGTCATCGTCGCCGACTGCCCGCCGGCCGTCGTCGACGAACTACGCATCCGGAGCCTGCTGCACAGTACGGAACTCTGA